In Fibrobacter sp. UWB15, the following proteins share a genomic window:
- a CDS encoding YgcG family protein, which yields MAETSFEDQRFPQKPSESQIYDDNHLLNASETKLFNDLAQKFHQETGIELTCVLIDDIGHANLFEKGDKYARYTAKQWNLGKENGEGIMIFVAQKQRWKNIIVTPSLEKIYSEKKLAKVQQKTLLPAFRENNYSEGILSLSYALAKIGAKAKGKKLNIDETPYKLRENSVSSLMILFILFVSFLLLMAKFSGGRGNGIFWFLFGGAIKNKKKDEPEVGFGGGFGSSPRGFGGGFGSGFGNSGFGNRNSW from the coding sequence ATGGCGGAAACATCTTTTGAAGACCAAAGATTTCCCCAGAAGCCCAGCGAAAGTCAAATTTACGACGACAATCATCTACTGAATGCTTCCGAGACCAAACTTTTTAACGACCTCGCCCAAAAGTTTCACCAAGAAACAGGAATCGAGCTTACCTGCGTGCTAATCGACGACATCGGGCACGCAAACTTATTCGAAAAAGGGGACAAGTACGCGAGGTACACCGCCAAACAGTGGAATCTCGGCAAAGAAAACGGCGAAGGCATCATGATTTTCGTCGCTCAAAAGCAACGCTGGAAAAACATCATCGTTACGCCCAGTCTCGAAAAAATCTACAGCGAAAAGAAACTGGCCAAGGTTCAACAAAAGACACTCCTTCCCGCCTTCCGCGAAAACAACTACAGCGAAGGCATCCTTTCTCTTTCGTACGCGCTCGCTAAAATCGGCGCCAAGGCAAAAGGCAAAAAGCTTAACATCGACGAAACCCCGTACAAGCTTAGAGAAAACAGCGTCTCCTCGCTCATGATTCTATTCATCCTCTTTGTTTCGTTCCTGTTGCTGATGGCAAAGTTCAGCGGCGGGCGTGGCAACGGAATCTTCTGGTTCCTATTCGGCGGCGCCATCAAGAACAAGAAGAAGGACGAACCCGAAGTCGGATTCGGCGGCGGATTCGGAAGCAGCCCGCGAGGCTTTGGCGGTGGATTCGGAAGTGGTTTTGGCAACAGCGGATTCGGAAACCGGAATTCCTGGTGA
- a CDS encoding alpha/beta fold hydrolase codes for MNEKWTWLPDFASDMGIWEDDLVGIAPDAEHLFVTYEKMVSVLDDVYGLPGIAEASTVVGWGLGAFVLLKNAHNRPKNQKWILLSPYADYCSEHSEWNNENLSFIAHQTKTAVDATLNAFYELIENEFGEWQDDWMKAAKAINPEALYKGLSYIAKNRIDEPVPITAETLVLYGRMDGAVPPAMTLELKEFMPGVEFKERPKAGHWPPLLLF; via the coding sequence ATGAATGAGAAATGGACATGGCTCCCGGATTTTGCCTCGGATATGGGGATATGGGAAGACGATCTGGTCGGCATAGCGCCTGATGCAGAACACCTTTTCGTGACATACGAAAAGATGGTGTCTGTTCTTGATGATGTTTACGGTTTGCCTGGTATTGCAGAGGCGTCTACCGTTGTTGGATGGGGCTTGGGGGCTTTCGTTCTTTTAAAGAATGCTCACAACCGCCCCAAGAACCAGAAATGGATTCTCCTTTCGCCTTATGCGGATTATTGTTCTGAACACAGTGAATGGAATAACGAAAATTTGTCTTTTATTGCGCATCAGACGAAAACTGCTGTCGATGCTACTCTGAACGCTTTTTACGAATTGATCGAGAATGAATTTGGCGAATGGCAAGATGACTGGATGAAAGCCGCCAAGGCGATTAATCCTGAAGCCTTGTATAAGGGACTCTCGTATATTGCGAAGAACCGAATTGATGAGCCTGTTCCTATTACGGCTGAAACACTGGTCCTATATGGTCGCATGGATGGTGCCGTTCCGCCGGCTATGACCTTGGAACTCAAGGAATTTATGCCTGGGGTGGAATTCAAGGAACGCCCCAAGGCAGGACATTGGCCGCCTCTACTTTTGTTCTAG
- the lnt gene encoding apolipoprotein N-acyltransferase — protein MLNKIKTRLKALPTIYWVYVAVLFIAEVIVFSLRPDKPGLYTQVLQVLPLAVTIPFLFFKDTRKNFKRTLFTFAIVSFAFLALDYNIGDLNKIGHAGLIQIILTACPIGIFWITLFVRWNYRHIKTRESRTALFLSCFAWGLYALAYPPMPLGPAALLLLVPWFIVLNRFTRGQAMFATFWSGMLYNTINYYWIYNVMHVETAPSGLILLGLFLLIAFFSAYNTLAGFVYTLAKEAPAKIRIVLLILFPIFYAGLEMTRTYGDFAFPWSHLGYVFGNSLELLQMLPYIGIFGYTILVIASNQAVAQTLCKVQDIKKAIPVLAVPLSIFVVLLIQGSIVLSKTEAQPFYNADAEGNPSIALVQPSIAQGAKWSKERFDNIVNKTLGMVNDSIKEHADLIVLAETAIPDHIRRQPGVIERLHEVADSKNSQLLVGALDYRRNPRGSIRKFDVYNASFLFTPGDFYFPKRYIKKHLVPFSERIPFDEIFPILNYVDLGEGDFVAGKETPVYQPFLWTPYICYDAIFGDLVREAIREGSRLMVNITNDGWFGRSTAPYQHLNLIRYRAIENGMPVARLANSGVSAFIDQYGHYDGNTEIFTDRVVQRKVPLKTRDTLYSRIGDFVEMFLLCFFAAYLIATLLLSFINRKRG, from the coding sequence ATGTTGAATAAGATTAAGACTCGACTTAAAGCGCTCCCGACGATTTACTGGGTTTACGTAGCAGTTCTTTTTATTGCAGAAGTGATTGTTTTTTCGCTGCGTCCCGACAAGCCGGGGCTTTACACGCAGGTTTTGCAAGTACTTCCCCTGGCAGTAACGATTCCGTTTCTATTTTTCAAAGACACCCGAAAAAATTTCAAACGCACGCTTTTCACGTTCGCAATCGTTTCTTTTGCATTCCTCGCGCTTGACTACAACATTGGCGACTTGAATAAAATCGGACACGCCGGCCTAATTCAGATCATCCTTACAGCATGCCCCATCGGCATTTTCTGGATTACTCTTTTTGTCCGTTGGAATTACAGGCACATCAAGACCCGCGAATCGCGCACGGCTTTATTCCTTTCCTGTTTTGCATGGGGCCTATACGCTCTCGCCTACCCGCCCATGCCCTTGGGTCCCGCAGCTTTACTGTTGCTTGTTCCATGGTTCATCGTCCTTAACCGATTCACCCGCGGTCAAGCCATGTTCGCCACCTTCTGGTCGGGCATGCTTTACAACACCATCAACTACTACTGGATTTACAACGTCATGCACGTGGAGACTGCACCTTCGGGGCTGATTCTCCTCGGACTCTTTTTGCTGATAGCCTTCTTTAGCGCCTACAACACATTGGCCGGATTCGTGTACACGCTTGCAAAAGAAGCCCCAGCCAAAATTCGCATCGTATTGCTGATACTTTTCCCGATCTTTTACGCAGGCCTTGAAATGACCCGCACCTATGGCGACTTCGCCTTCCCGTGGAGCCACTTGGGCTATGTTTTCGGTAACAGCCTTGAACTTTTGCAGATGCTCCCCTATATCGGAATTTTTGGCTACACGATTTTGGTCATCGCTTCGAACCAAGCCGTAGCCCAGACACTTTGCAAAGTTCAAGACATCAAAAAAGCAATCCCTGTTCTAGCCGTCCCCCTTTCCATTTTTGTAGTGTTACTCATTCAAGGCAGCATCGTCTTGTCTAAAACCGAAGCCCAACCGTTCTACAATGCAGACGCCGAAGGCAACCCCTCTATTGCCCTTGTACAGCCAAGCATTGCACAGGGTGCCAAATGGAGCAAGGAACGTTTCGATAACATTGTCAACAAGACTCTCGGCATGGTCAACGACAGCATTAAGGAACATGCTGACCTTATCGTGCTTGCCGAAACCGCAATCCCCGACCACATTCGCAGGCAGCCCGGCGTCATTGAACGCCTGCACGAAGTCGCAGACAGCAAGAACTCTCAACTTTTAGTAGGCGCACTCGACTACCGTCGCAATCCGCGCGGAAGCATCCGTAAGTTCGACGTCTACAATGCCTCGTTCCTGTTCACTCCCGGCGATTTTTACTTCCCAAAGCGCTACATCAAAAAGCACCTGGTGCCTTTTAGCGAACGAATTCCGTTTGACGAAATCTTCCCGATTTTAAACTATGTGGATCTTGGCGAAGGAGACTTTGTCGCCGGTAAAGAAACCCCCGTCTACCAGCCGTTCCTGTGGACACCCTACATTTGCTACGACGCCATTTTTGGCGACCTGGTGCGCGAAGCGATCCGCGAAGGCTCCCGCCTCATGGTCAACATTACCAACGACGGCTGGTTCGGCCGGAGCACCGCCCCTTACCAGCACCTGAACTTGATCCGTTACCGTGCCATCGAAAACGGCATGCCGGTGGCACGCCTCGCCAACAGCGGTGTTTCCGCATTCATCGACCAGTACGGCCACTACGACGGCAATACCGAAATATTCACCGATCGCGTTGTACAAAGAAAAGTGCCGCTCAAGACCCGCGACACTCTATACAGCCGTATTGGCGACTTTGTTGAAATGTTCTTGCTGTGCTTTTTCGCAGCCTACCTGATCGCAACGCTTTTGCTCTCTTTTATCAACCGCAAACGCGGCTAG
- the rsmI gene encoding 16S rRNA (cytidine(1402)-2'-O)-methyltransferase — MHTLYIVATPIGNMEDITYRAVRILKEVPLVLAEDTRHTRVLFDNFGINTPMEAYHDFNKEKVTPKYVEYLKNEGDIALVSDAGTPGVADPAFNLVRECVREGIDVRAIPGPCAMITALVSSGMPTDHFTFQYFSPKKSAQRIHLLEKLKDEEATQIFYASPHNIDKFVEEIGQVFGEIKIALMRELTKKFEEHLIGTPSEITVHFKAHPPKGEFVLIFNPQDKSGL; from the coding sequence ATGCACACACTCTATATCGTCGCGACCCCCATCGGGAACATGGAAGACATTACCTACCGCGCCGTGCGGATACTAAAGGAAGTCCCGTTGGTGCTTGCCGAAGACACGCGCCACACTCGCGTGCTGTTTGACAATTTCGGCATCAACACGCCCATGGAAGCCTATCACGACTTCAACAAGGAAAAAGTAACCCCAAAGTATGTAGAATACTTGAAGAACGAAGGCGATATCGCTTTGGTCAGCGACGCAGGCACTCCCGGTGTTGCAGACCCGGCATTCAATCTGGTACGCGAATGCGTCCGTGAAGGAATCGACGTGCGTGCCATCCCTGGCCCCTGCGCCATGATTACCGCCCTTGTTTCGAGCGGCATGCCTACGGACCATTTCACCTTCCAATATTTTTCGCCTAAAAAGAGCGCCCAGCGTATTCACCTGCTCGAAAAACTGAAAGACGAAGAAGCGACCCAGATTTTCTACGCAAGCCCGCATAACATCGACAAATTCGTCGAAGAAATCGGCCAAGTCTTTGGCGAAATCAAGATTGCCCTGATGCGTGAACTCACCAAGAAATTCGAAGAACACCTGATTGGCACTCCGTCCGAAATCACGGTTCACTTCAAGGCTCACCCGCCCAAAGGCGAATTCGTACTGATTTTCAATCCCCAGGACAAAAGTGGACTGTAG
- a CDS encoding UDP-2,3-diacylglucosamine diphosphatase has translation MNLSAYFISDAHLGVNPPKAVPDREKALVRFIESIKGKASHFVIVGDLFEFWYEYNDYVCRNHFDLFFALHELVKSGCEVHLIQGNHDFAYGDFFPKSIGVQVHKELVLEIQGKRVYFRHGDGVAKSDFGYRLFRRILDFPMNRFLFRQIHPDWGMALARFVGRSSRKAGESRVIKMEEYLQWANCMLKKTGADYCILGHHHISGVWNVENGVVASAGDWIKKLTCLQMEAGEINILNYDD, from the coding sequence ATGAACTTGTCTGCTTACTTTATTTCGGATGCGCACCTTGGGGTAAACCCGCCGAAGGCCGTTCCTGATCGCGAAAAAGCGCTTGTTCGGTTCATTGAATCAATCAAGGGTAAAGCTTCGCATTTTGTCATTGTGGGCGATTTGTTCGAATTTTGGTATGAATACAACGATTATGTATGCCGTAACCATTTCGATTTGTTTTTTGCTCTGCACGAACTGGTGAAATCCGGCTGTGAAGTCCATTTAATACAGGGAAATCACGATTTTGCCTACGGAGATTTCTTTCCGAAGTCCATAGGAGTTCAAGTACACAAGGAATTGGTTCTGGAAATCCAAGGAAAACGGGTTTATTTCCGACATGGCGATGGCGTGGCCAAGTCCGACTTCGGTTACCGGTTGTTCCGTCGCATTCTGGATTTCCCGATGAATCGGTTCCTTTTCCGTCAAATTCATCCGGATTGGGGAATGGCATTAGCCCGTTTTGTGGGTCGTAGCAGTCGTAAGGCGGGAGAATCTCGCGTCATCAAGATGGAAGAGTACTTGCAGTGGGCCAACTGTATGCTCAAAAAGACGGGCGCCGACTATTGCATTTTGGGACATCACCATATTTCGGGCGTCTGGAATGTGGAAAACGGCGTGGTCGCTTCGGCCGGAGACTGGATAAAAAAACTCACCTGCCTCCAGATGGAAGCAGGCGAGATTAATATTCTGAATTACGATGATTAA
- a CDS encoding alpha/beta hydrolase → MNTFEKKGDTLAHFFRYIQGTPNPILWTFVWNQAKVLFLYSPFFMIILNLSPMIRNFKITSFLKNMLFRILRLAGILAVIYVSMVFYLALTERRNAFPRAIYHKEANEAIQNKVKQLSCSLEDGTILNGFSLGNETDPTLLYYPEADEDAAQFLAQLDSLPGVSVVTFNYRGSAQNKGTPSEETFAQDAAQIAECATQVNGQSPRALVGRGMGAIAAINQQSNHEQIILIDPILDIADAIHQKYGFLYPKFLVRTNFKADSDKLKNAQKNTTVVSDKKQFESRTYLEYSKLGNAKLILRNGESLQKLLFSALKSSLFQ, encoded by the coding sequence GTGAACACTTTTGAAAAAAAAGGTGATACGCTCGCCCATTTTTTTAGATATATTCAAGGAACACCCAATCCCATCCTTTGGACTTTCGTCTGGAACCAGGCGAAAGTCCTTTTTCTTTATAGTCCCTTTTTTATGATTATTCTAAATTTGAGCCCGATGATCCGCAATTTCAAAATCACCTCGTTTCTGAAGAACATGCTTTTCCGCATTCTCCGCCTGGCAGGAATTCTTGCAGTTATATATGTGAGCATGGTGTTTTACCTCGCCCTGACCGAACGCAGAAATGCATTTCCGCGAGCGATTTATCATAAAGAAGCGAACGAAGCCATCCAGAACAAAGTGAAACAACTTTCTTGTTCTTTAGAAGACGGCACCATCTTAAACGGATTCAGTCTCGGAAACGAAACGGACCCCACACTACTTTATTATCCAGAAGCCGACGAAGACGCTGCACAATTTTTAGCACAGCTCGACTCGCTCCCTGGTGTGAGCGTCGTCACATTTAACTACCGAGGTTCCGCACAAAACAAGGGAACACCCAGTGAAGAAACCTTCGCACAAGACGCCGCACAAATTGCAGAATGCGCCACACAAGTCAACGGCCAATCGCCGCGAGCCCTTGTGGGACGCGGCATGGGCGCAATCGCAGCCATTAACCAGCAGTCAAATCACGAACAAATCATCTTAATCGATCCTATCTTGGACATCGCCGACGCCATTCACCAAAAGTATGGTTTTCTATACCCGAAATTCCTCGTACGAACAAATTTCAAAGCTGACTCAGACAAGCTAAAAAACGCACAAAAAAACACAACTGTAGTCAGTGACAAAAAGCAATTTGAATCCCGTACTTACTTGGAATATTCCAAGTTGGGAAACGCGAAACTGATTCTCCGTAACGGAGAAAGTTTACAAAAATTGCTTTTTTCGGCGTTAAAAAGCAGTTTATTCCAATAA